The Streptomyces sp. NBC_01707 genome includes the window CAATTCAGCCTTCCTCGAAGGTGTTGGGGAGGGCCAGACGGGGGTGAGGCTGCGCAGTGTGGAGTCTCCACCCACAACGGGCTCAGCCTTCAACACCTCGTGCATACAGGGGGAATGCCTGCATTCAGCCTTCTATAACATGCTTTAGATCCATCTGATTGCTTTTTAGTGCATGCGCTGCGTCGAGGTGCTGTGCGGGAAGGCAGTCCCGTGTCTTCCTTGAAGTTCCTCGAAAAGCTGGGAGTGGACTCCTCGGAAAAACTGGGTACCATTCCTCTATGGCTCAAAAGATCGTGACCATTTACACGGATGACCTCACAGATGTGGAATCCGAAGACGTGCAGACGCACACCTTTTCACTCGACGGCGTAAATTATGAGATCGACCTCGCATCCGATAACTACGACAAGCTGTTCGAGGCGCTTGCTCCCTTCATCGGCAATGGTCGCAAGCTCGGACGGACCTCGAGCGCCAGGCGATCGCGTAAGGCGCCTGCAGACGGACCCAGAGCTGAGGAGATCCGGTCCTGGGCCCGGGAGAACGGTCATGAGGTGAATAACCGGGGCCGCGTTCCCGCCAGCATCCGAGAAGCCTTCCGGAAGGTCCGCTGACATCGATGCGTGAGAGAGGGCTCGACTAGGGACTCTCGTACTCTAAGGTCGCGATCGGTGGGTCGAGCAGCGCGGTCCGCGGCGTGCCCCGCAGAAGTCTGCACTGCTGCTGACAGATCCAGCCTTCCGTCTCGCCGCTGGACGAGTCGGTGACACGGCTGCTTCCTCGGAAGCGAAGGCCATCTGTGCTGAAGCCCGGGGTGCCCACATATGTTTGATTTGATCTTGAAGCAACGATGGCCAGCGATGTTCGGCGGTCCAGGGAAAGACGCACTGCCTCCTGTTAGGTGTAAGCAGGTACAAGTCCTGCCCGGCGCTCGGTGAAAACCCTGTCCCGCTTCGCGGTGCCTGGTTCTTTCACGCCGGAGTCGACGCCTTTACTGGTACACATCGACCGTCAGGCGGTCGAGTTCGCCGCCCGAAGGCTGCCAGCCTTCGTCGAGAGCCGGCAGCCCGCTCAGTGCGGTGTGCAGCCGCTACTCGTTCGGCTCTGCGTAGGGTTCACTGAGCCGTCGTGCAAGATCATCCTGCCATTCCTGTGCCTAGTTCCGAAGCTCACTGATGAGAGCGGTGTCCACTCCGTTGGCCTCGAATATCGAGACCCCTGCGAGCCTCGAGGGTGGCCCGCGGATATCGAGCGTCTACCAGGGCCCTGCGAGCCGGTCGCGAGGCCCCGGCGAACTCGCAGCCCGGATCGGGCGCGTGTTCGCGGCAAGACCGCCACGCAGGAAGACGTCGCGGGATGGGGCCTCACCCCACGTGGTCGGACGGTGTGCGTTCAACGATCGGTGGTCGTGTGCCATCACCGTGCTGACCAGCACCAACCGATCACACTGCAGTGGGGTCAAGATAGAACACCGGCGCCATCCAATCCTGTGGCAGCGGCAAATTTCTGCGGGCTGATCCGCAAGTCACCTGAGTAATGTC containing:
- a CDS encoding Lsr2 family protein encodes the protein MAQKIVTIYTDDLTDVESEDVQTHTFSLDGVNYEIDLASDNYDKLFEALAPFIGNGRKLGRTSSARRSRKAPADGPRAEEIRSWARENGHEVNNRGRVPASIREAFRKVR